In a single window of the Tigriopus californicus strain San Diego chromosome 2, Tcal_SD_v2.1, whole genome shotgun sequence genome:
- the LOC131893378 gene encoding netrin-1-like: MTVRILSVRVNLGFALLGSLLIPWCSAFSPSVLLDSYSGREMVLDPCFSDKHKRPTSCVPDFVNAAFGVRVETAATCGSHLSEYCSKGANGRLNCHKCHAKSKEAAEFLTDLHNPNNETCWLSDMNPTENVSLTVSLKKKFELTYISLHFCSDKPKTMVIYKSMDHGKSWQPFQYYSEDCLGTFQQKENVQITRANEQEALCVKAHLDEDSGTRIAFSTLADRPSAEDFEHSPVLQDWVTATDIRIVFPYVPKPASRSLGTRSLESTLYINNISMPDRPKGDWSLNSGMKEWVGISDLAIGGRCKCNGHASECKLDPNTGDMACQCKHNTDGKECEKCKEFHFDRPWGRATSLGANECVPCQCNNHARRCRFNMELYQLSGGVSGGVCLKCRHNTAGRHCHYCKEGYFRNPKKPISHRRACESCNCHPVGASGKICNQTNGQCPCKDGVTGRECNRCARGYQQSGSPIAPCIKVPNTIRSLGRTRHNEHKKNDDPDPGPSYGERYQSPSDDECAVAADECHSTSKRIQMRKYCSMDSVYLITVLEKEHVDEKWTTFRVHVDKRYKKPSRGPRLHRGQETTLWVKTRNLRCRCPRIEENASFLIFDEADDDDDNNNTNSSKDGGKRGTRPGFVVSKKTLMIEWKREWRRRMKRFKRRSRKVC; the protein is encoded by the exons ATGACGGTTCGAATCCTATCCGTTAGGGTCAACCTTGGATTTGCATTGTTGGGGTCGTTGCTGATTCCGTGGTGTTCAGCCTTCTCACCCTCGGTTCTGCTCGACTCCTACTCAGGCCGAGAAATGGTTCTGGATCCCTGCTTTAGTGACAAACACAAACGTCCCACTTCGTGTGTCCCGGATTTTGTGAACGCCGCATTTGGTGTTCGAGTCGAGACCGCGGCGACTTGCGGGTCACACCTGAGCGAGTACTGCTCCAAAGGAGCCAATGGGCGCCTCAATTGCCACAAGTGTCATGCGAAAAGCAAGGAAGCCGCCGAGTTCCTCACTGACCTTCACAATCCCAACAACGAAACATGTTGGCTCTCGGACATGAACCCCACTGAGAATGTCAGTCTGACCGTCTCATTGAAGAAGAAGTTCGAGCTCACCTACATATCCCTCCATTTCTGCAGTGACAAGCCCAAAACAATGGTGATCTACAAAAGCATGGACCACGGCAAATCATGGCAACCGTTCCAGTACTATTCTGAAGATTGCCTCGGCACATTTCAGCAGAAGGAGAATGTCCAAATCACACGAGCCAACGAGCAGGAGGCTCTCTGTGTCAAAGCCCATTTGGACGAAGATTCCGGCACTCGAATTGCCTTTTCAACTTTGGCTGACCGACCCAGCGCAGAAGATTTCGAGCACAGCCCAGTTCTGCAGGATTGGGTGACTGCCACAGACATTCGTATTGTGTTCCCATATGTTCCCAAACCTGCATCGCGATCCTTGGGAACCAGATCCCTGGAGTCCACACTCTATATCAATAACATTTCCATGCCGGATCGCcccaaaggagattggtcgCTGAACTCCGGCATGAAGGAATGGGTGGGGATCTCCGATTTGGCCATTGGTGGGCGTTGTAAGTGCAATGGACACGCCTCCGAATGCAAATTGGACCCCAACACTGGAGATATGGCTTGCCAATGTAAACATAATACGGACGGAAAGGAATGCGAAAAATGCAAAG AATTTCATTTCGATCGCCCTTGGGGCCGAGCCACCTCTTTAGGGGCCAATGAGTGTGTTCCGTGTCAATGCAACAACCACGCCAGACGGTGTCGATTCAACATGGAACTCTACCAACTTTCCGGAGGAGTCTCAGGAGGGGTTTGCCTCAAGTGTCGCCATAACACAGCTGGTCGTCATTGCCATTACTGCAAAGAGGGTTATTTCCGAAATCCCAAAAAGCCCATATCCCACAGGAGAGCTTGCGAGTCCTGTAATTGCCATCCTGTGGGGGCGTCTGGCAAGATCTGTAACCAAACCAATGGCCAATGCCCCTGCAAAGATGGTGTCACGGGTCGGGAATGTAATCGGTGTGCTCGAGGATACCAGCAAAGTGGATCTCCTATCGCTCCTTGCATCAAAGTGCCCAACACCATTCGTTCCTTGGGACGAACCCGACATAATGAGCACAAGAAAAACGATGATCCCGATCCTGGTCCCAGTTATGGCGAGCGCTACCAGAGTCCCTCGGATGATGAGTGTGCCGTGGCGGCAGATGAGTGTCACAGCACCTCCAAACGCATCCAGATGCGCAAGTATTGCAGTATGGATTCTGTTTATCTGATTACCGTTCTCGAGAAGGAGCACGTAGATGAGAAATGGACCACATTTCGGGTTCATGTCGATAAGAGGTACAAGAAACCCTCGAGAGGCCCTCGACTCCACAGGGGCCAAGAGACGACTCTGTGGGTAAAGACGAGGAATTTGCGGTGCCGCTGCCCTCGCATCGAGGAGAACGCCTCATTTCTCATCTTTGATGAGgccgacgatgatgatgataacaaTAATACTAATAGTAGTAAGGACGGGGGCAAGCGTGGCACTCGACCCGGGTTTGTGGTCTCCAAGAAGACTCTCATGATTGAGTGGAAACGCGAATGGAGGCGACGGATGAAGCGCTTCAAGCGAAGGTCAAGGAAGGTGTGCTAA